In Apium graveolens cultivar Ventura chromosome 10, ASM990537v1, whole genome shotgun sequence, the following are encoded in one genomic region:
- the LOC141690987 gene encoding uncharacterized protein LOC141690987: MKESDAVDDFSMKLNGLATNIKALGETIDELYVVKKFLRSVPTKFLQITSAIEQFGDLENMTIEEVIGSLKAHEERLKGKQVENTGGQLLLTEEEWMKRERNDGQLLLTKEEWLKRSKAGGTEVSPNSKFRNNNGNQANRGGRDRSRVRCFNCNILGHYAGECRRPKRDKETRTEANLTQIIDDEPALLLTECSTEKESKLLLNDNSLSPRLKKSEKQVDSIVWYLDNRSSNHMTGQRAKFRELDEGVTGLVKIGDESTVEIKGKGSVVFKCKN; the protein is encoded by the coding sequence ATGAAAGAAAGTGATGCGGTGGACGATTTTTCAATGAAACTGAATGGCCTGGCCACAAACATCAAGGCACTGGGGGAAACTATCGATGAATTGTATGTTGTGAAGAAGTTCCTTCGATCAGTGCCAACAAAATTTTTGCAGATCACATCAGCTATTGAACAGTTCGGAGATCTCGAGAATATGACAATTGAGGAAGTGATTGGATCTTTGAAGGCGCATGAGGAACGACTTAAAGGCAAGCAAGTAGAGAACACTGGAGGACAACTCCTCTTGACTGAGGAAGAATGGATGAAGAGAGAAAGGAATGATGGGCAACTTTTGCTCACCAAAGAAGAGTGGTTGAAGCGCTCCAAGGCTGGGGGAACAGAGGTGTCGCCAAACTCAAAATTTCGAAACAATAACGGGAATCAGGCAAACCGTGGTGGTCGAGATCGAAGTCGAGTAAGATGTTTCAATTGTAATATCCTTGGACACTATGCTGGAGAATGTAGAAGGCCCAAACGAGACAAAGAAACTAGAACTGAAGCCAACCTGACACAAATAATCGATGATGAGCCGGCTTTACTACTGACAGAGTGTAGTACTGAGAAGGAGAGTAAGCTGTTACTGAACGATAATTCATTGAGTCCTAGGTTGAAGAAATCTGAGAAACAAGTTGATTCCATTGTATGGTATCTGGACAACAGATCCAGTAACCATATGACGGGTCAGCGTGCAAAGTTTAGGGAACTTGATGAAGGAGTGACTGGTTTGGTAAAAATTGGTGATGAATCCACGGTAGAAATCAAGGGCAAAGGGTCAGTGGTGTTCAAGTGCAAGAATTGA
- the LOC141690988 gene encoding secreted RxLR effector protein 161-like, translating into MEAKIQLSKDEQGKAVNSTVFKSLIGGLRYLVHTRPDIAFSVGIVSRYMESPTTLHMNSVKRILRYVKGKINYGLVYEQGTENYLLSGYSDSDMGESIEDRKSTGGIVFYLNDSLITWVSQKQKCVALSSCEAEFMAANAAACQGVWLSKLLSQTTGKKLDPVVIYIDNKLAIDLTKNAVFHGRSKHIDIRFHFIRGCVERGEIQIKFINSGEQCADILTKVMTAVKFERMRDLLGIKNLQIEV; encoded by the coding sequence ATGGAAGCAAAAATTCAACTGAGTAAAGATGAACAGGGGAAGGCAGTGAATTCCACGGTTTTCAAAAGCTTGATTGGAGGTCTCAGATATTTGGTGCATACCAGACCTGATATTGCTTTTAGCGTAGGTATTGTGAGTAGATATATGGAGAGTCCTACTACCTTGCACATGAATAGTGTCAAGCGGATTTTAAGGTATGTAAAGGGAAAAATTAATTATGGTTTAGTTTATGAGCAAGGTACCGAAAACTATCTACTTTCAGGGTACTCAGATAGTGATATGGGGGAAAGTATTGAAGATCGAAAGAGCACTGGTGGGATTGTTTTTTATTTGAATGACAGCCTTATCACTTGGGTATCTCAGAAACAAAAGTGTGTAGCATTGAGTTCATGCGAAGCTGAGTTTATGGCCGCTAATGCAGCAGCGTGTCAGGGAGTATGGTTAAGCAAGTTACTTAGTCAGACTACAGGGAAAAAGCTTGATCCAGTGGTCATCTACATAGACAACAAATTAGCAATCGATCTAACCAAGAATGCGGTTTTTCATGGGAGAAGTAAGCATATTGATATAAGGTTTCATTTTATTCGAGGATGTGTAGAACGTGGGGAAATTCAGATTAAGTTCATCAACTCGGGAGAGCAGTGTGCAGATATATTAACGAAGGTTATGACTGCTGTGAAGTTTGAAAGAATGAGAGACTTGTTGGGTATTAAGAATCTACAAATTGAAGTTTAG